Proteins encoded in a region of the Vicia villosa cultivar HV-30 ecotype Madison, WI linkage group LG5, Vvil1.0, whole genome shotgun sequence genome:
- the LOC131607724 gene encoding polygalacturonase inhibitor 2-like: MISSTMHNFPSCILLLLLTLTANLFLPSLSERCNPDDKKALLQIKKEFGNPTKLSSWDPTTDCCNGTWSGVSCDTDTQTYRVNDLDLSDLDLPQPVSIPPSITNLPFLFYLSLSRIPNLVGTIPSSISSLTKLRYLYLSHNNLTGVIPNTLSQIKSLLTLDFSYNKLSGPLPDTLSSLPNLGGITFDGNQLSGSIPESYGLFPDTFTVLTLSRNSLSGNIPASLAKLNLSFVDLSRNSLAGDASVLFGSNKNTQKIVLARNSLAFDIGKVGLSANLNSLDLRNNKIYGTLPEALTGLKFLHNFNVSYNNLCGQIPQGDNLRRFDEYCYAHNKCLCGSPLPACKT, encoded by the coding sequence ATGATATCTTCAACCATGCACAACTTTCCCTCATGCATACTACTTCTCCTTCTAACCTTAACCGCAAATCTCTTCCTTCCATCACTCTCAGAAAGATGCAACCCAGATGACAAAAAAGCCCTTCTCCAAATCAAGAAAGAATTTGGCAACCCAACCAAACTCTCTTCATGGGATCCAACCACCGACTGCTGTAACGGCACATGGTCCGGTGTTTCATGCGACACCGACACACAAACCTACCGAGTGAACGACCTCGATCTCTCCGACCTCGACCTACCTCAACCCGTCTCCATTCCACCCTCGATCACAAACCTCCCTTTCCTCTTCTATCTATCTCTCTCCCGCATACCAAACCTCGTCGGTACTATCCCGTCGTCAATCTCCAGCCTCACCAAACTCCGGTACCTCTACCTCAGCCACAACAACCTCACCGGCGTGATACCCAACACCCTCTCACAAATCAAAAGCCTCTTAACTCTGGACTTCTCTTACAACAAACTCAGCGGTCCCCTCCCTGACACTCTCTCCTCTCTCCCTAACCTCGGCGGAATCACCTTCGACGGAAACCAACTCTCCGGCTCTATACCAGAATCCTACGGCTTGTTTCCAGATACATTTACAGTCCTAACTCTTTCGAGAAACAGTCTCTCCGGCAACATTCCAGCATCCCTTGCGAAACTGAACCTTTCATTTGTGGACTTGTCACGGAACTCATTGGCGGGTGATGCTTCGGTGTTGTTTGGTTCAAACAAAAACACTCAGAAGATAGTGCTGGCAAGGAACTCGCTGGCTTTTGATATTGGGAAAGTTGGGTTGTCAGCGAACTTGAATTCTCTGGATTTGAGGAACAATAAAATCTACGGTACACTGCCGGAGGCACTGACGGGACTGAAGTTTCTGCATAATTTCAACGTGAGCTACAACAATTTGTGTGGTCAAATTCCACAAGGTGATAACTTGAGAAGGTTTGATGAATATTGTTATGCTCATAACAAGTGTTTGTGTGGTTCTCCTCTTCCCGCATGCAAGACTTGA
- the LOC131607725 gene encoding polygalacturonase inhibitor 2-like — protein MISSTMQNFPSCILLLLLTLTANLFLPSLSERCNPDDKKALLQIKKEFGNPTKLSSWDPTTDCCNGTWSGVSCDTDTQTYRVNDLDLSDLDLPQPVSIPPSITNLPFLFLLSLSRIPNLVGTIPSSISSLTKLRYLYLSHNNLTGVIPNTLSQIKSLLTLDFSYNKLSGPLPDTLSSLPNLVGITFDGNQLSGSIPESYGSFPDTFTVLTLSRNSLSGNIPASLAKLNLSFVDLSRNSLAGDASVLFGSNKNTQKIVLARNSLAFDIGKVGLSANLNSLDLRNNKIYGTLPEALTGLKFLHNFNVSYNNLCGQIPQGDNLRRFDEYCYAHNKCLCGSPLPACKT, from the coding sequence ATGATATCTTCAACCATGCAGAACTTCCCCTCATGCATACTACTTCTACTTCTAACCCTAACCGCAAATCTCTTCCTTCCATCACTCTCAGAAAGATGCAATCCAGATGACAAAAAAGCCCTTCTCCAAATCAAGAAAGAATTCGGCAACCCAACCAAACTCTCTTCATGGGATCCAACCACCGACTGCTGTAACGGCACATGGTCCGGTGTTTCATGCGACACCGACACACAAACCTACCGCGTTAACGACCTCGATCTCTCCGACCTCGACCTCCCTCAACCCGTCTCCATTCCACCCTCCATCACAAATCTCCctttcctcttcttactatctcTCTCCCGCATACCAAACCTCGTCGGTACTATCCCGTCGTCAATCTCCAGCCTTACCAAACTCCGGTACCTCTACCTCAGCCACAACAACCTCACCGGCGTGATACCCAACACCCTCTCACAAATCAAAAGCCTCTTAACTCTGGACTTCTCTTACAACAAACTCAGCGGTCCCCTCCCTGACACTCTCTCCTCTCTCCCTAACCTCGTCGGAATCACCTTCGACGGAAACCAACTCTCCGGCTCTATACCGGAATCCTACGGCTCGTTTCCAGATACATTTACAGTCCTAACTCTTTCGAGAAACAGTCTCTCCGGCAACATTCCAGCATCCCTTGCGAAACTGAACCTTTCATTTGTGGACTTGTCACGGAACTCATTGGCGGGTGATGCTTCGGTGTTGTTTGGTTCAAACAAAAACACTCAGAAGATAGTGCTGGCAAGGAACTCGCTGGCTTTTGATATTGGGAAAGTTGGGTTGTCAGCGAACTTGAATTCTCTGGATTTGAGGAACAATAAAATCTATGGTACACTGCCGGAGGCACTGACGGGACTGAAGTTTCTGCATAATTTCAACGTGAGCTACAATAATTTGTGTGGTCAAATTCCACAAGGTGATAACTTGAGAAGGTTTGATGAGTATTGTTATGCTCATAACAAGTGTTTGTGTGGTTCTCCTCTTCCAGCTTGCAAGACTTGA